Proteins encoded in a region of the Oncorhynchus clarkii lewisi isolate Uvic-CL-2024 chromosome 18, UVic_Ocla_1.0, whole genome shotgun sequence genome:
- the LOC139373953 gene encoding proteoglycan 4-like codes for MLQAAEMLPALTLTPTIPAPTPTILIPTPPHPTPTIPTPTPTIQDHPNHPHPQPKQPRPPQPAETTPSSRDHPDKPHPNQPRPPQPAETTPPSPAKTAETTPTNPNPTSLDHPNQQRPPQPATPQPAETTPTIPIPTSRNHPNHPQPNQPRPPQPSPTQPAKTTPTSQDHPDQQRPPQPAKTTPTSRDHPNHPQPNQPRPPQPAKTTPTSRDQPNHPRPPQPVKTTPTSRDHPNHPQPNQPRPPQPAETTPASQDQPNQPRPTQPAKTTPTIRNHPNQPRPTQLAETYPTSQDHPNQPRPPQPSPTQPAKTTPTSQDHPNQPRPPQPAETTQTSRDHPIHFHPNQPRPPQPAKTNPTSRDQPNQPRPPQPSETTPTIRDQPNQPRPTQTAKTTPTIRDYPNQPRPTQPTETNPTKPWPHPIRTV; via the coding sequence CCCTCACCCTCACCCCAACCATCCCCGCCCCCACCCCAACCATCCTcatccccaccccaccccaccccaccccaaccatccccacccccaccccaaccatcCAAGACCACCCCAACCATCCCCACCCCCAACCCAAACAGCCTAGACCACCCCAACCAGCCGAGACCACCCCATCCAGCCGAGACCACCCCGACAAGCCACACCCCAACCAGCCAAGACCACCCCAACCAGCCGAGACCACACCACCATCCCCAGCCAAAACAGCCGAGACCACCCCAACCAACCCCAACCCAACCAGCCTAGACCACCCCAACCAGCAAAGACCACCCCAACCAGCCACACCCCAACCAGCCGAGACCACCCCAACCATCCCCATCCCAACCAGCCGAAACCACCCCAACCATCCCCAACCCAACCAGCCGAGACCACCCCAACCATCCCCAACCCAACCAGCCAAGACCACCCCAACCAGCCAAGACCACCCCGACCAGCAGAGACCACCCCAACCTGCCAAGACCACCCCAACCAGCCGAGACCACCCCAACCATCCCCAACCCAACCAGCCAAGACCACCCCAACCAGCGAAGACCACCCCAACCAGCCGAGACCAACCCAACCATCCGAGACCACCCCAACCAGTCAAGACCACCCCAACCAGCCGAGACCACCCCAACCATCCCCAACCCAACCAGCCGAGACCACCCCAACCAGCCGAGACCACCCCAGCCAGCCAAGACCAACCCAACCAGCCGAGACCAACCCAACCAGCCAAGACCACCCCAACCATCCGAAACCACCCCAACCAGCCGAGACCAACCCAACTAGCCGAGACCTACCCAACTAGTCAAGACCACCCCAACCAGCCGAGACCACCCCAACCATCCCCAACCCAACCAGCCAAGACCACCCCAACCAGCCAAGACCACCCCAACCAGCCGAGACCACCCCAACCAGCCGAGACCACCCAAACCAGCCGAGACCACCCCATCCATTTCCACCCCAACCAGCCGAGACCACCCCAGCCAGCCAAGACCAACCCAACCAGCCGAGACCAACCCAACCAGCCAAGACCTCCCCAACCATCCGAGACCACCCCAACCATCCGAGACCAACCCAACCAGCCGAGACCAACCCAAACAGCCAAGACCACCCCAACCATCCGAGACTACCCCAACCAGCCGAGACCAACCCAACCAACCGAGACCAACCCAACCAAACCATGGCCCCACCCTATTAGAACCGTCTAG